The DNA window CCTTTTGATCTCTTCAAATACAACTTCATTATCGGCTAGACTTTCTCATTTTCACCTATCTTGACTAAACACACTAACgactcttaaaaaatttgtcattaACAATCCTCCCGGGCTTTGAAAGAAGTGAGGTTGAAGGTTTGGAGCCTAGGTCCCGAGAAGGACACCCTTGAGCTCCAACCGAGGAACTGTCTAGGCTCGTTTTGAACTAGCGAATCCGAGAATGTTGCCAACGAGCACCTATGCCCCACATAGCACCGTAGGGGAGTGCTCGAGGGCTGGATGGCTACGACCCACGTTTAATACGTTGAGGCATGGCATGCCACCCCCTCGTCCTTTACGTGCCTTCTCAAAAAAAGACGGCTTGACATATCCCTTCTCATCAAGGTGCGTGGCGCAGAAGGCAAGGTAGGTCATGACACCCATCGATCGGAGACCTGTGTGGAGTTCTAACACTCTGTTTAGTCCCGTCACCTCTTGTCCACTCCGCCCAAACATGAAGGGTGGTGCCATGGGATAGTAATGATGGTCAATTCACAATACATCGACCCATTCCTCATGCGAGCAAGCAACACCCAAGGCAGGTGGAAGGCATTCATGCTCCCGCGTTCTACTTCAGGGGGGCCACAACATCACATGAAGCTGGCGATTGGAGGGGCGTATAACCTATGACGTGCATCTTTGCACCAATCCCTTTGGTTTGGTCACTGTGGAGCCACCCAGGGAAGGCATAGATCATGGAAGGGAGAAGGCGGAACAAGCTAAGTAAAACACAATTAACTAGATAATAGTAGAATATAAcataggagtagggtattacatCTCTTTGTGGCCCGAACTTGTCCAAATTCCTTGTGTCAAGCTTTTTCCAATTGCAAGGCAGCTCTAGGTTTTTGCTGCCATTGACCAAACCCAAAGGAGTTCTCATCGGATCCCCACTACTAGTGTTCATCCATCGATAGATGTGATTCCACGCTTTGTCGTGGATGATATCCATCTTTGGTTGGTGATTGATTGGAATGGTTTATCTCTAAGGTTAATACCTGCACCTCCTTTATATGTTCTTAAAATATACATCTAAATTTCTAGCATCCTTTTACCGGGAAACTATATACCATTTAATTCTATTTAGAGATGTTGcacaaatttagaatttatgaTATATACCATGTTGTTTGTTAGAACCATTTTGAACTCATCATTGGCCTATGGTATTATAATATGGTTTACCAATTCATCTACAATATTTATGAGTTGTTTCCAAGTTACAAGTCATTTTACATAGGtactattatttataatacacaatgaaataaaatacatgtataagCAAAATCCTTTACAAACATCATGAAAACTAATGTAGGAATGCTGACACACTTTTCATAATTCCcactaaagaaattaaaacaGCCAACAAAAATGTTAGTATTGGCATGGTCATCTACACACTTAGATTAGCCTCGCAGTCCCTTGCTGAACTGCCCTTGTTGGTGGGCTTGTCATTTGAACTGCACCACCATTTGATTCATCAACCGGTGAGTCACCAACATTTTGTGTTCTTGCTCCTCCTCTTGCATTATTTCTAGCTTTTTGAGCCCAATTGGCAAGCCCTTCGGCCACATTCTCATCAAATATTACTTTTTTGAATGAAGTTCCCATCTTCATGAATTAGGACAAAAGAAATTTAGCATCATGGAACACtagaaaaatagttaaataagtACTATGCAAAGGATATGCTGCCATCAATATGTGAGAGCATCACAATTTTACAAATGACAGATCTATTTTATTGCTTTAGTTTATCAAGTGTTTGTTTACCAAGTTTAGTCTGGTTCAAGAGAAACAATTACTTTCTAGAAAAAATGAGTTTAACAATATACGAATTGAATAATCTAATCCTATTATCAAAATATGCCTATCAATAAACTCACATGAGAAACAATAGCGtagagagggagggagctaTAGCCGCACAGAAGTTGGCTGACGACACTGAAAGCATAGAAACAATTGTGAGTTTTTGAAGTGAGAAAACTAATCattttagataaaaagaaccaaatatatatggtaATGAGTTTCATCTATACCAGCAATATGCCACTCTTTTGAGGATTACATGTGGGCATCGGCCCACCGATCAACAAGGCATCGATGGCATATTACAAATATTTCGATGAAACTCAACATTTTACATCTAACTGGGatagttacatatatttttacctGATGACAAGTCGAGCAATTACATATCCTTTATTCCCCATAATGCATGAATTGAATCCATATGTAACCTGGATATGTTgacatatttttagatttcattTCACCTCACCTCAAGCACTtaacaaaacatattaaaCTAAATAAATGTAGGGTTCATAATTGATAAATCAAACATGAAGCAAATGTCATCTGATTGTTTtcaataagttaaaatttgaaatattgaaCAAGTGCGAGACCACAATTATTTAGATTGTATTAGACATGGAATTAGCTAGCATACTGTGTTTTTAATCATGCAAATAGCAATAATGAAGATTTTTACGAAAGCAATGGGCCACCAAGGATATGTTTTACGTCTGGAATTCAGGTGCTAATACATTTCCCTAAAACTTTGAGCCATTTGATTTGGTTACGAATTAATTCATGTTGTTCTTACCagcaaccaaaagaaaaatgcaatTTCAAATGCATTTTGGAACAAGACAATGTGGATCAACAAGAGGACTAATTTTGGTCGGTGGAACCAAAATAATTCATCTGATGGAGATACTACGAGCTCTCCTTCAATTGCTGTATGTTTTTCAGCAACCTGATGGGCTAGTTCAGTAATGATGTGCTCCAATTTAGTCCCAACCACAAGTAGCATCTGCaaacaaaatactaaaattcagtatttatttttgttgcagAATAACAGTCTTGTAATCCAGTGAAATCATCTATAGACCTATTAACAATATTTATACTGAAAACAGAAAAGCAACATAATTTATAAGAATGATTGCATTTCATCCATGGATAACATGAAGGTTAATGTGTCGATGAAATGTAATTTCTATCAAAAAAGAGATATGATCTTGTACTTACAACAAATGGGACTGCTGATATCCAGATGTAGACATACCATCCTACAACCATATTAGCAAAATAATGTTGTCAGTTTTTCACACGGTCCATATGCATGAATCATAAATATCGAGAAAATTACATATAGAAGCTTGACATGTGTTTTTCACAAATGTAATACATCGCTGGTGTGGgctttaataaaattaaagaagATGATCAAGtctgaaaaattataaattttgtgtAGAAATCATACCTTGAACATTgagtaacaaaaatattattaacataGCCCAAAGGTACCAACTGCAtttaattagcatatattgattAGTTTCTACACAAATTCTATCAAAAGATTACATGTAACTATACATGTGTGCAAGCTAAATCTTTAGGAACTAGTTACTTACCTAATACCTACAACTTTCTTGAAATCAGCCTCCAGTGCTCTAATCATGTATttgtaaaagttgaatttaggATTTCCCCTGCAATGTTTCtgtgtaaagaaaaaaacaacataagACTGTTTGCCTTGGAAACTTACTGgatacccccccccccccccaattttcaaaattaaaagttcAGATTACCATGATGAAGCCAAGCCGCATGGTTATGTAGTCCTCCTCGGTGACAGATCCATAGAATTGTTTGAAGAATGAGCGCTgtgatggaaaataaattagtttgttgtctatcacaattcacaattaTACAGACTCacccatctcaaaatatagctacctataggattaaaatttatcttaaaatgCAACTACTAATCCATCTACCTCCTGCTTTCAACCAATCACATTTCCCCATTTAATTGCTTCAGCTAAtttctcatctcaaccaatcaaaaCCATTTCCCACCTCAACCTTAATCCCTCCAAGAAAAAGGCATAAGTCCCGAAATTTtgagagggagggagtatCAAACTATTTCTAAAATCTAGTTCTATGCCTTTAAATGTAGTTTTTGAGCATTGTATGATAATGCTTCATACaccaatatttaatattatatactgAGTTGTCCATTAGTATTCACATTCAAGTAGTTCTTACCAGCCAACCAAATGTTTTCCACCTTTTGCCATGTCCTCTAAAATGATCTTTGATAAATTGGAATTCTTgcacatgtttgatcatttgggggcctgaaaattttattccaATAATCCATCAATaagcaaataaaatgaatgatctTCACTTGCAGGTTGGAGAATGCTCTGTCATCGTACCGTTTTCATTGCTTGTTTGGATCTTGCTCTCCCAATGTTGCCATTTTCTTGTCTAGATGATTGTGGACAAAATGTTTAGCAAAAGCATGATAcattttaacaaaatatatattttgattccCAGTACCTGTGCAATTCCAAGAAGAACTGTAACAGCACTTAGGACCACATGAGAGACCGCTAAGACGAAGATAAATATGTGTAATTGGTGAATAGCTTGAACTGAAAGTATTGGAACCAAACCCTGTGTATAATGGCCATTATGAGTTTCGGCAAGAAGGAAGATGAATAATTGAATATGccaaatagataaaagaagacATGCTCGACAAATGCAACATTATAGCTGCTATGACAAGATCAGTATTAGCGTGTTGATACGGTGTGGTTTACTTTCATTTTGTACCGCACGAAGTCTATTTTAAGAGCAGCAACAAAAAAAGCATGAGACCAATCAAAATATTAACACAATATatgatgaaaaagaaaaagacaaatgacatatttacaaataaaaaataatttataaataaaaattttatatacatgttcttagcgatataaaaacaaagaataaaGTATTTGAGATATAGATgcatacggttagagataacagagtctaacagaaactctagagataaagataaaatcctagagagatacgatagaatatttatcttatattccaagtttctatctcctatgtaCGCTATAAATACACTTATGAGAGTCAGTGCAATATACAACAGATACGACGTATCATaaatttctcttctcttcaatATTTTTCGCATGGTATCGGAGCCTATATCCTATCCTAGTACCAGTCGTTGATTTAAGTCAACGTCGGCATGCCGACGAGCCCATCCAACCGATCAGCAAGCACGTAGCTGAGCCTTCAGCCGACGGACAAGATTGTTCCGACCTACGGTTCAACGGCAAGACGGCTAGGACGACGAGTCGACGACCATGTCCATGCGTCATCCGTATTCAACGCAAtacagtgcatgcatgcatctattgtttttttcaatctttcaATTAGCTATCTAACTCCAGagattatttatagattagattttctctaataattagtattagatcaatttttttagtcactatatatcatctatagattagattagtttcTTCTAGCTACGAAATTCCTCAAATTCTAATGGCAGAAGCAGAGGTGCGGCGACATCGATCAACCAACAAACAAGCACTACATCAAGTGGTCGACGTCTTCATCCAGTCTCCACGTCCGTCATCAACATGCATTAAAGTAACACCACCGATGGTCTACATCAATATGGGAACAACATGATGTCACTTTGTTCACAACGATAGACATTCATCTCGCGTCCTCTGACAGGAATCTCTGCAAGACACTATCCATCAGAGATGCAATTGAAGTAACACCGTCGATGGTCTACATTAACATGGGAACAACATGACGCAGCTTCGTTCACAACGATGGACATTCATCTCGCGTCCTCTGACGGGAATCTCTGCAAGACGCTTCATCGATGTCGGCATCAACCGTGTCATCTACGACGGGCAAAGACTGTATCAACCTAGCATCACTACGATGGTGACCTCATACACGACATACGGAgtacaacaaaaaattaatgaccCGACGTCAACAACGTTCTCTGACATTTACAAGATGACCCAAGGGCATCCTCTGACATATGCAAAGACGCTTCCAATGACATACTCTGACATATGCAAGATACCTTATCTATGATCGTAGCTctgtctttatttttttcgccATCGGCTATATGCGGCTATATCAACTACTATGTCTACATCGACCACGGCTACCACATGATTAACTATCTCGACAGACATTACAACAAATCATCGTCGACAACTCCACCAAAAACGTCCGTGTCATCGCTATCATCCATGACACTCCTGCTATGACTGTGGGAgggaatagaggagagagataagAGACGACACAGAAAGGACGCAATCACCAAGGTGGAGGACCGAGACGACACGGAAGGAGACGTAGTCATCGAAGTGGAAGATTATCCATCAGAGATGTAATTGATGatggagaaacaaagaagaaaagatggtGAAACACAAGATTTCAAATCCAGTCGCAATCGTTCGTTTTGCTACCGTTACGACTGgggaatgttagagatatagatacatacggttagagataacagagtccaacagaaactctagagataaagataaaatcataaagagatacgatagaatatttatcttgtgctccaagtttctatctcctatgtaCGCTATAAATACATCCATGAGGGTCAGTACAATATACAACAGATACAACAGATCATAAATTTCTCTcatctttaatatttttcacatgaaGAACAAGCTACGacaaaaaaacttaaaatcatctcaaatttaaggttgaaaattcaaattttagcttataagcataatcagaagaaaaaaaaaaaggccttGATACGCTGTATAGATACAATCCCCTCATCTACCGTTTTCCCGGTTCTTCATGACAATTTGTTTGAATAGACTTAAACCCCAAGCAGACACAAGTTTAACGATTCACTGATTAATTTTTGGGAAATTTTATGGTTACTgcaaaaatatctcgagatattaaatttcagtataaaattttggtatctcaggATACCTGCTTAAagacaacatttttttccGTTAGAAACTACAGTTAAAAATGCTCTTAATTTTTGCCATGGACAGTTTCGAGTTAGTTAATCTGTGGCATTTCTTGGAAACCGGCGTGATGAGAGTCAAACAAAGCCAAGAACATTAAATAGCAGTAGCACTTAATACCTTTTTCTCGCAGTAGTCA is part of the Oryza brachyantha chromosome 2, ObraRS2, whole genome shotgun sequence genome and encodes:
- the LOC102703011 gene encoding MLO-like protein 1: MAGGGGAKAGGGDAPEITLEHTPTWIVAAVCSVIVIISLLFERLLHRLGKRLKNSRKKPLYEGLLKVKEELMLLGFISLLLTVFQGATQKICVKEGVMRHLQPCKLDFGTSPAKATAHFAGVLGGARRLLAGAAKSDYCEKKGLVPILSVQAIHQLHIFIFVLAVSHVVLSAVTVLLGIAQTRKWQHWESKIQTSNENGPQMIKHVQEFQFIKDHFRGHGKRWKTFGWLRSFFKQFYGSVTEEDYITMRLGFIMKHCRGNPKFNFYKYMIRALEADFKKVVGISWYLWAMLIIFLLLNVQGWYVYIWISAVPFVMLLVVGTKLEHIITELAHQVAEKHTAIEGELVVSPSDELFWFHRPKLVLLLIHIVLFQNAFEIAFFFWLLVTYGFNSCIMGNKGYVIARLVISVVSQLLCGYSSLPLYAIVSHMGTSFKKVIFDENVAEGLANWAQKARNNARGGARTQNVGDSPVDESNGGAVQMTSPPTRAVQQGTARLI